A genomic stretch from Telopea speciosissima isolate NSW1024214 ecotype Mountain lineage chromosome 7, Tspe_v1, whole genome shotgun sequence includes:
- the LOC122668202 gene encoding (3S,6E)-nerolidol synthase 1-like: protein MASFHGNIFASSTSPSPTNSSQEFGRTSSSAVNMAEIQVKHNERCEELRRILGELVDEPLECMMLIDALQRLCIDYHFEDEIKIFLDKLYYGSSFKSTDDKSTDDKVELHEIALHFRLLRQAGYFVLTDVFESFKDKEGEFKQELSEDIRGLMSLFEASHLGMEGEDEDTLLDQANYFSHNHLTAAKMSTTTTTTLELEPGLARAVGDTLKHPFHKNLARFKARHYYYDLISSTHGTYGWVSLVQKFARMDFNMLQFLYHQELLQIFKWWEELGLSQELKFARDQPLKWYLWSITALPEPKHSQLRLELTKPISLVYIIDDIFDVYGTLDELILFTEAVNKWETTTIKELPEYMKICFKALDSITNEISDKVLKEHGWNPITTLQKAWASLCDAFLIEAKWFGSKLVPKSKEYLENGVISSGVPLVLAHLFFLLGQGLTQESVLYCVEHNPPLISCTATILRLWDDLGSAKDEKQEGHDGSYIECYMKEQEGGSSIGSAKDHVFGMISDSWKQLNRECISKNHFSPSFKRASLNIARMVPLMYSYNDNQNHSILEEYINSLLSESVPF from the exons ATGGCCTCCTTCCATGGTAACATTTTTGCTTCTTCCACTTCTCCATCTCCCACAAATAGTTCCCAAGAATTTGGAAGAACCAGCAGTAGTGCTGTCAATATG GCTGAAATTCAGGTCAAACACAATGAGAGATGTGAGGAACTAAGGCGAATTCTGGGTGAACTTGTTGATGAACCATTAGAATGTATGATGCTGATTGATGCACTGCAACGCCTCTGCATCGATTACCACTTTGAAGATGAGATCAAAATATTCTTAGACAAACTTTATTATGGAAGCAGCTTTAAATCTACTGATGATAAATCTACTGATGACAAAGTGGAATTGCATGAAATCGCGCTGCATTTTCGACTGCTGAGGCAAGCTGGTTATTTTGTTCTTACAG ATGTTTTTGAGAGCTTCAAGGACAAGGAGGGAGAGTTCAAACAAGAATTGAGTGAAGACATAAGAGGACTGATGAGTTTATTTGAAGCTTCACACCTTGGAATGGAAGGTGAAGATGAAGACACACTACTTGATCAAGCCAACTACTTCTCTCACAACCACCTTACTGCTGCTAAGATgagtactactactactactactctgGAATTAGAACCTGGACTTGCCAGAGCTGTGGGTGATACCTTGAAGCATCCCTTTCACAAGAACCTTGCTAGATTCAAGGCCAGACACTACTACTACGACCTCATTAGTAGTACTCATGGCACATATGGATGGGTCAGTCTTGTACAGAAATTTGCAAGGATGGATTTTAACATGCTTCAATTCTTATATCACCAAGAACTCCTTCAGATTTTTAA GTGGTGGGAAGAGCTGGGTCTATCACAAGAGTTGAAGTTTGCTAGAGACCAACCACTAAAATGGTATTTGTGGTCCATCACAGCTCTCCCAGAACCAAAGCACTCCCAGCTAAGATTGGAGCTCACAAAACCCATCTCACTTGTCTATATAATTGATGACATTTTCGACGTTTATGGGACACTCGATGAACTCATTCTCTTCACTGAAGCAGTAAACAA ATGGGAGACTACCACCATCAAGGAACTGCCAGAATACATGAAGATTTGTTTCAAAGCTCTTGACAGCATCACCAATGAAATAAGTGATAAAGTCCTTAAAGAACATGGGTGGAACCCCATCACCACCCTGCAGAAAGCG TGGGCAAGCCTTTGTGATGCATTTCTAATTGAAGCCAAATGGTTTGGGTCTAAGCTGGTGCCTAAGTCAAAGGAGTACCTGGAGAATGGAGTAATAAGTTCAGGAGTGCCTCTGGTTTTAGCTCATTTGTTCTTTCTACTGGGCCAAGGTCTAACCCAGGAGAGTGTACTATATTGTGTGGAACACAACCCACCACTCATATCTTGCACAGCAACAATTCTTCGTCTATGGGATGACTTGGGAAGTGCCAAG GATGAGAAGCAAGAAGGACACGATGGATCTTATATAGAATGTTACATGAAAGAACAAGAGGGGGGTTCTTCAATTGGAAGTGCAAAAGATCATGTGTTTGGAATGATTTCAGATTCTTGGAAGCAACTCAATAGAGAATGCATTTCAAAAAACCATTTCTCACCCTCCTTCAAAAGGGCCTCACTTAATATTGCGAGGATGGTTCCTTTGATGTACAGTTACAATGACAATCAAAACCATTCAATCCTTGAGGAGTATATCAACTCACTGCTCAGCGAAAGTGTTCCTTTctaa
- the LOC122667451 gene encoding RNA polymerase II transcriptional coactivator KIWI-like, with product MSRWGKRKDEGGFASDGDSDHGGAPAKKNARKGSDDSDDIVVCDLSKTRRVKVRNFQGKIMVDIREFYYKDGKELPGKKGISLSMDQWKVLRDHADEIDNAVMENT from the exons ATGTCGAGATGGGGAAAGAGGAAGGACGAAGGGGGCTTCGCCTCCGATGGTGACTCCGACCATGGTGGTGCTCCGGCCAAGAAGAACGCCCGGAAAGGCTCTGATGACTCCGACGATATTGTCGTTTGTGAT CTTTCGAAGACTAGGAGAGTCAAAGTGAGGAACTTTCAAGGGAAGATTATGGTCGACATCCGTGAGTTTTACTACAAAGATGGAAAAGAATTGCCTGGGAAAAAAG GCATTTCATTGAGCATGGATCAG TGGAAGGTACTTCGGGATCATGCGGATGAAATTGACAATGCGGTCATGGAGAATACTTAG